The Kineothrix sp. MB12-C1 genome includes a window with the following:
- a CDS encoding glycosyltransferase family A protein: MVVKMKLQMLVSAVNQEVLTLADKMNIETDAIIVNQCGHFSYDEYERGGHRIQCYSLQEKGVGLSRNTALMRSIGDISVFADEDIVYKVGYAEKIRKEFERNKEADIILFNVKVAEARKTYWNQEDKKVRWYNYGRYPAYSIAGRTEALHRANVSFSLLFGGGAKYSNGEDSLFLKDCLKAGLRLYASPIVIGEEIERESTWFHGYNEKFFRDRGVLYRYLYGRMAIPFSLRFLLVHRKEMCTQIGLKQAYRWMREGVLEL, from the coding sequence ATGGTTGTTAAAATGAAATTGCAGATGTTAGTTTCAGCAGTGAATCAGGAAGTGCTAACGTTAGCTGATAAAATGAATATAGAAACAGATGCCATTATTGTTAACCAATGCGGACACTTTTCTTATGATGAATACGAGCGGGGAGGACATCGAATACAGTGCTACAGCTTGCAGGAGAAAGGCGTGGGCTTAAGCCGCAATACGGCGCTTATGCGAAGCATTGGGGATATTAGTGTTTTCGCAGATGAAGATATCGTATACAAAGTAGGATATGCAGAGAAAATAAGGAAAGAATTTGAACGCAATAAAGAAGCGGATATTATTCTATTCAACGTAAAAGTGGCTGAGGCGAGGAAAACTTATTGGAACCAAGAGGATAAAAAAGTCCGTTGGTATAATTACGGACGATATCCGGCTTACAGTATTGCTGGCAGAACAGAGGCGCTCCATCGTGCGAATGTGAGTTTTTCCCTTCTCTTCGGCGGTGGTGCCAAATATAGCAATGGAGAGGACAGTCTTTTTTTGAAGGACTGTTTGAAGGCGGGGCTTCGTCTGTATGCTTCTCCTATAGTGATAGGAGAGGAAATCGAGAGAGAATCCACGTGGTTCCATGGATATAATGAGAAGTTTTTTAGGGACAGAGGCGTTTTGTATCGCTATTTGTACGGAAGGATGGCGATTCCTTTTTCGTTGCGGTTTCTGTTGGTGCATAGGAAAGAAATGTGTACTCAGATAGGACTGAAGCAGGCGTACCGATGGATGCGGGAAGGGGTTTTAGAATTATGA
- a CDS encoding exopolysaccharide biosynthesis polyprenyl glycosylphosphotransferase produces MKRLESMKRMIVLQLSLLGLCLQAAVYAYVWFERYYPLVLLKLKFYVNGHILMLGIYFVLLLFFTNTYGGLKIGYLKPSDIFFSQVFSLLAVNVISYFQISLMRNWLAPIGPILQATAVQFLVAGIWTYLCNVFYRSVFPPREMMLVYGERSIDDILNKFATRKDKFKIVKCMNISEGLNEIEQEALRRYDAVVLWDIPTQERNKLLKFFYGKSIRVYMMPKITDVLIQGSDKLHLFDTPMFLTREYSLTVEQRAVKRLIDIVCALLLIIITSPIMLVTAIIIKLYDNGPVLYKQVRCTRDEAEFNIMKFRSMRVDAEKDGVARLAAKNDSRITPIGKFIRAVRIDELPQLFNILNGEMSFIGPRPERPEIIAQYVEEMPEFVFRMKVKAGLAGYAQVYGKYNTTPYDKLKLDLAYIENYTVWLDIKLMLLTLKILFRPESTEGVESKQVTALKQEGDK; encoded by the coding sequence GTGAAACGTTTGGAATCCATGAAAAGAATGATCGTATTACAGCTTTCGCTGTTGGGGCTTTGTCTGCAGGCCGCTGTTTACGCTTATGTTTGGTTTGAAAGATACTATCCGCTTGTATTGTTGAAATTAAAGTTTTATGTGAATGGACATATTTTAATGCTTGGAATTTATTTTGTTCTTCTGCTTTTCTTCACTAATACTTATGGCGGACTGAAAATTGGATACTTGAAACCCTCCGATATCTTTTTCTCACAGGTCTTTTCCCTGCTGGCAGTAAATGTAATTTCTTATTTTCAGATTTCCCTTATGAGGAACTGGCTGGCTCCGATAGGGCCTATTTTGCAGGCGACTGCGGTGCAATTTCTGGTGGCCGGCATTTGGACCTATCTATGTAATGTTTTTTACCGTAGTGTATTTCCACCGAGGGAAATGATGCTCGTATATGGTGAGCGGTCTATCGATGATATTTTGAACAAATTTGCCACAAGAAAAGATAAGTTTAAAATTGTAAAGTGCATGAATATATCAGAAGGATTAAACGAGATTGAACAAGAGGCTCTCAGGCGATATGATGCTGTTGTGCTCTGGGATATCCCGACGCAGGAGAGAAATAAGCTGCTTAAGTTCTTCTATGGGAAATCGATTCGTGTATATATGATGCCCAAAATCACAGATGTGTTAATCCAAGGCTCGGATAAGCTACACCTGTTCGACACTCCGATGTTCCTGACGAGAGAATATTCGCTGACAGTGGAACAAAGAGCGGTGAAACGGCTTATCGATATCGTATGCGCCCTTCTTTTGATTATAATTACATCCCCTATTATGCTCGTGACTGCGATTATTATTAAGCTTTATGATAATGGCCCGGTGTTGTACAAGCAGGTGCGCTGTACAAGAGATGAAGCGGAATTCAATATTATGAAGTTCCGCAGTATGCGGGTGGATGCGGAGAAGGATGGCGTGGCGAGACTCGCGGCTAAGAATGATTCGAGAATTACACCGATTGGAAAGTTCATAAGAGCGGTACGCATCGATGAGCTGCCCCAATTATTCAATATTTTAAACGGTGAGATGTCGTTTATCGGTCCGCGTCCGGAGCGTCCGGAGATCATTGCTCAATATGTGGAAGAGATGCCGGAATTCGTCTTCCGCATGAAGGTAAAAGCTGGGTTGGCGGGCTATGCCCAAGTCTATGGAAAGTATAATACAACACCTTATGATAAATTAAAGCTGGATTTGGCTTATATTGAAAACTATACGGTATGGCTGGATATTAAATTAATGCTCCTCACACTTAAAATATTGTTCCGCCCGGAGAGTACAGAGGGTGTGGAAAGCAAGCAGGTTACAGCGCTCAAGCAAGAAGGGGATAAATAG
- a CDS encoding mannose-1-phosphate guanylyltransferase: MEDNFNGFSQSNLCFCNGEAAELLRKIVDCEITEGKDRMERYSVIMAGGGGTRFWPLSRREVPKQLLNLTGKDTMVNETINRIEKSVPKENIYIVTNVTQAKLMEEVTAGKLSPGHILSEPAARNTAACIGYAAIEIRKKYGDGIMCVLASDHYIKDNTAYTEVMDFAMELAETTDRLVTIGIKPTNPSTGYGYIKYNKKVGEVGHTIGKESGMRITAYPVADFVEKPGLSTAKSYVEQGCYLWNSGMFVWKTSVILKYFEKLLPDVYECLLEIEEAIGTEREKEVIDRVYPKIPKISVDYGIMERAEDVIMLEGDFGWSDVGSWDALDTLYDMDSNNNVIHGEQIHIGTKNSIIYGKDKLIATIGLDNVVIVETDDAILVCDKDHAQDVKKIVEILEEQGKTQYL; the protein is encoded by the coding sequence ATGGAAGATAATTTTAATGGATTTTCACAAAGCAATCTTTGCTTTTGTAACGGTGAGGCTGCTGAACTGTTACGGAAGATAGTCGATTGTGAGATAACGGAGGGAAAAGACAGGATGGAAAGATACAGCGTTATTATGGCAGGCGGCGGCGGAACGAGATTCTGGCCCTTAAGCCGCAGAGAAGTGCCGAAGCAGTTATTAAACCTTACGGGTAAGGATACGATGGTGAACGAGACCATTAACAGAATTGAAAAAAGTGTACCTAAGGAAAATATCTATATCGTAACGAATGTAACGCAGGCGAAGCTGATGGAGGAAGTGACGGCGGGAAAACTTTCACCAGGGCATATTTTATCCGAACCGGCAGCAAGGAATACGGCAGCATGTATCGGTTATGCGGCGATTGAGATACGTAAAAAGTACGGTGACGGTATTATGTGTGTACTCGCTTCCGATCATTATATCAAAGATAACACGGCTTATACCGAAGTGATGGATTTTGCTATGGAACTTGCAGAAACAACGGATCGCCTTGTTACGATAGGAATTAAGCCTACGAATCCCTCTACCGGTTATGGTTATATCAAATACAATAAAAAGGTGGGAGAAGTAGGTCATACGATAGGTAAGGAAAGCGGCATGCGCATTACGGCATATCCGGTTGCTGATTTCGTGGAGAAACCGGGCCTTTCCACAGCCAAGTCCTATGTAGAACAGGGATGCTATCTGTGGAACAGTGGAATGTTCGTATGGAAGACCTCTGTTATACTGAAATACTTCGAGAAGCTTTTGCCTGATGTATATGAATGCCTGCTGGAGATAGAAGAGGCAATTGGAACGGAGAGAGAGAAAGAGGTTATCGATAGAGTATATCCGAAGATTCCGAAGATTTCTGTAGATTATGGAATTATGGAACGAGCAGAGGATGTCATTATGTTAGAAGGCGATTTCGGTTGGAGTGATGTGGGAAGCTGGGATGCGCTGGATACGTTATACGACATGGATAGCAATAATAATGTGATTCATGGGGAACAGATTCACATTGGAACGAAGAATTCTATTATTTATGGCAAGGACAAGCTGATCGCAACGATTGGGCTTGATAATGTAGTTATCGTAGAGACTGACGATGCGATACTCGTTTGTGATAAAGATCATGCTCAGGATGTGAAGAAAATAGTAGAAATTCTGGAGGAACAGGGAAAGACGCAATATTTATAG
- a CDS encoding glycosyltransferase family 2 protein, with protein MMNHLVSIIVPVYNAGTYIEDTIEMVRCQTYAHWELLLVDDASSDDSRMKIEEYCKKDKRISLIAKEKNEGAALARNTGIAGAGGRFIAFLDADDMWLPQKLEKELQFMEQKNAAFVFSSYEFGDEEAKGTGKVVKVPETLTYREALSRTVIFTSTVLFDTEKLNKTLIQMPNVKSEDTAAWWRILRNGYTAYGLNEVLVIYRRPRKSLSSNKLAAIKRIWNLYRREEKLSLPYSIYNFVLWAFRAALRRI; from the coding sequence ATGATGAACCACCTTGTAAGTATTATTGTTCCGGTATATAATGCCGGAACATATATTGAAGATACCATCGAAATGGTACGCTGTCAGACTTATGCGCATTGGGAACTTTTGCTTGTGGATGATGCTTCTTCCGATGACAGTAGGATGAAAATAGAAGAATATTGTAAAAAGGATAAGAGAATTTCCCTGATTGCCAAAGAAAAAAATGAGGGAGCGGCTCTTGCCCGTAATACGGGAATTGCAGGAGCCGGCGGAAGATTTATCGCATTCTTGGATGCGGATGACATGTGGCTGCCGCAGAAGTTGGAAAAAGAGCTGCAATTTATGGAGCAGAAGAATGCGGCTTTCGTTTTCAGCAGTTATGAATTCGGAGATGAAGAGGCAAAGGGAACCGGGAAGGTAGTGAAAGTTCCGGAGACGCTCACTTATCGGGAGGCTCTTTCCAGAACGGTGATTTTTACTTCTACGGTTCTTTTTGATACGGAGAAGTTGAATAAAACATTGATACAAATGCCGAACGTAAAAAGCGAAGATACTGCTGCTTGGTGGAGAATTCTAAGAAATGGCTATACTGCTTATGGGTTGAATGAGGTGCTCGTTATCTATCGTAGGCCAAGAAAATCATTGTCCTCAAATAAGTTGGCGGCAATCAAAAGAATCTGGAATTTGTACCGGAGGGAAGAAAAATTGTCCTTACCATACAGCATATATAATTTTGTTTTATGGGCCTTTCGGGCGGCATTAAGACGGATATAA
- a CDS encoding glycosyltransferase — MGQVMFSIVVVCLNEGERLRDTVESIRQQTYDNYEIIVKDGLSTDDSLRLLPEDERIKLYRMADKGIYDAMNQAAEKVRGDFIFFLNCGDSFYGEEVLAKTAEQIAVRSVNGEAVFYGDIFEKVTKERVKSNPRMDAFGCYRNVPCHQACFYSADLIRQKDFDVNYKVRADYEHFLWCFFRGKAQMVSMPFIVANYEGDGFSETKENRKRSAREHREIVKKYMSVRQVFYYRMLMVLSLAPLRTRIARNKTTAHFYNKLKELFYRMRG, encoded by the coding sequence ATGGGACAAGTGATGTTCAGCATTGTTGTGGTCTGTCTGAATGAAGGAGAACGTCTTAGGGATACGGTGGAAAGTATCAGGCAGCAGACCTACGATAATTATGAAATTATAGTTAAGGATGGATTGTCTACGGATGATTCTCTCAGGCTTCTTCCGGAAGATGAAAGAATCAAACTATATCGTATGGCGGATAAAGGTATTTACGACGCCATGAATCAGGCGGCGGAGAAGGTGCGTGGTGACTTTATCTTTTTTTTGAATTGTGGGGACAGCTTTTATGGGGAAGAAGTGCTCGCAAAGACAGCGGAACAAATAGCGGTTCGTTCTGTAAACGGTGAGGCGGTATTTTATGGCGATATTTTTGAAAAGGTAACGAAGGAACGGGTGAAATCCAATCCCCGCATGGATGCATTCGGATGTTACCGAAATGTACCCTGCCATCAGGCTTGCTTTTATTCGGCAGATCTCATACGTCAGAAAGACTTCGATGTGAACTATAAGGTGAGAGCTGACTATGAACATTTTCTCTGGTGTTTTTTCCGAGGGAAGGCACAGATGGTATCCATGCCGTTTATCGTGGCGAACTACGAAGGCGATGGGTTCTCCGAGACAAAGGAAAATCGGAAAAGGTCTGCCAGAGAACATCGGGAAATTGTGAAGAAATATATGTCTGTGAGACAGGTATTTTATTATCGCATGCTTATGGTTCTCTCCCTTGCCCCTTTGCGGACGAGGATTGCGAGAAATAAGACAACGGCGCATTTTTATAATAAACTGAAAGAATTATTTTACAGGATGCGAGGATAG
- a CDS encoding sporulation initiation factor Spo0A C-terminal domain-containing protein, translating to MEEVREAELKKYVTDIMLNLGVPAHLKGYHYLRTAIIMAKKDMEIVGSVTKLLYPDVARLFKTTEQKVERAIRNAIEVSWTRGNPQTFEELFGYSPLTGRVRPTNSEYIAQIADKINLEMRAVEAEK from the coding sequence ATGGAAGAAGTAAGAGAGGCAGAATTAAAAAAGTATGTGACAGATATTATGCTCAATCTGGGAGTGCCCGCACACCTGAAAGGATATCATTATCTTCGGACGGCAATTATTATGGCCAAGAAGGATATGGAGATTGTGGGAAGTGTAACAAAGCTTTTATATCCGGATGTTGCAAGGTTATTCAAGACTACGGAACAGAAGGTAGAACGGGCAATCCGAAATGCGATAGAGGTATCGTGGACGAGAGGAAATCCTCAAACCTTTGAGGAATTATTTGGTTATTCACCGCTTACAGGTCGGGTAAGACCTACGAACAGCGAATACATTGCTCAGATAGCGGATAAAATTAATCTCGAGATGAGGGCAGTAGAAGCAGAAAAATAG
- a CDS encoding EpsG family protein produces the protein MIFYTAIAVVTVLLAASVRVMPVYKAHRWSRQQALNGLCLFSIFAILFAVSACRLNVGNDYAKYVEFMHLIASGAYSYVPTEIGFNALVAVLYKISGYENFLLVFAVFAFVTIFFFLKAMYEQSDNFGFSFFLFMAFGFYFHTFNTVRYYLALALALYSIKYVLKGEWGKFLILILIGSTFHKSLLVVIPLYFLATLSWKKWQLAIMAVFSSSFFFLQDFYLKVVVFLYPSYADTEYLEGGISWFNIMRCAGVLVLSLLYYKDAVKDSRRNRFYFYCNLGALVLYVCCSFLPIITRIGYYLNITQILFLPAIVARIPDKRQKKFFSIMIVLAALGYFALYLMRAGNDGIRVLPYQTFMFYDMVPILSDMN, from the coding sequence ATGATTTTTTATACAGCAATTGCGGTAGTAACCGTGCTTTTGGCAGCATCGGTCAGGGTAATGCCGGTATATAAGGCGCATAGATGGAGCAGGCAGCAGGCTTTGAACGGGCTGTGCCTGTTTTCTATTTTTGCTATCCTGTTCGCAGTATCCGCATGTAGGCTGAATGTAGGTAATGATTATGCCAAATACGTGGAATTTATGCATTTGATTGCCAGCGGTGCTTATAGCTATGTTCCTACTGAAATAGGATTCAATGCACTTGTGGCGGTATTGTATAAGATATCCGGATATGAAAACTTTTTGCTGGTATTTGCTGTATTTGCGTTTGTTACCATTTTTTTCTTTTTAAAAGCAATGTATGAGCAGAGTGATAACTTTGGGTTCAGTTTCTTTTTGTTTATGGCCTTCGGGTTTTATTTCCATACCTTTAATACCGTGCGTTATTATCTTGCGTTGGCACTTGCTCTATATTCCATCAAATATGTGTTGAAGGGCGAATGGGGAAAGTTCCTCATTTTGATTCTGATAGGATCTACCTTCCATAAGTCTTTATTAGTAGTAATTCCCCTGTATTTTCTTGCAACCTTGTCGTGGAAAAAGTGGCAGCTTGCCATTATGGCAGTTTTCAGCAGTAGCTTCTTCTTTCTGCAAGATTTTTATTTAAAAGTTGTGGTATTCCTATATCCTTCGTATGCAGACACAGAATATTTAGAGGGTGGTATTAGCTGGTTTAATATCATGAGATGTGCGGGAGTTCTTGTGTTATCCCTTTTATATTACAAAGATGCGGTGAAGGATAGCAGAAGGAATCGATTCTATTTTTATTGCAATCTTGGCGCTCTTGTGCTCTATGTATGCTGTTCCTTTTTACCGATCATTACGAGAATCGGTTATTATTTGAATATTACTCAGATTCTTTTTCTTCCGGCTATCGTAGCCAGAATACCGGATAAACGGCAGAAAAAGTTCTTCAGCATTATGATAGTATTGGCAGCTTTGGGCTATTTCGCTCTCTATTTGATGCGTGCAGGAAATGACGGTATCCGTGTACTGCCCTATCAAACGTTTATGTTTTATGATATGGTGCCGATTCTATCGGACATGAATTAA
- a CDS encoding LIC_10190 family membrane protein, which yields MLSVCLIFLYVLLVAYSVGFLVLTGIRRFCVGRNREDGEESFWKEMKADSYCMAGLLVLTVYAQFFSLFYKVGLAANLLLLAICAVTVVVLRKELYERLLAVKGKWTLGTIAFSLFLFLLFAYGTSRGIIHYDTGLYHGQSIRWIEEYGVVKGLGNLHCRLAYNSSAFSLSALFSFSFLGIQSYHCMAGLFALLLAKVCAEIAYAWKRGRLILSDFARIACIYYLLIIYDEMVSPASDYFMVLTIFYIVIRYLDLLEREEELWVPYGLLCLLGVYAMSLKLSAALILLLVIKPAVILIRRKNLGAILSFIGLGALIITPYLIRNVIISGWLVYPFTAVDFFDVDWKIPKGIADYDSKEIQVWGRGIYDVTRFEEPLGRWLPEWLKGLGMIDKLSVLIAAVSVIALVFAAIFIIGKRQKDKYDWLLVAVTVDLSFLFWLLSAPLIRYGCVYVWLASVVTLGGIALYTIRSRTLWKAIYTLLCLAACYKLFAFGSEIAMAYDGNNFVMQKDYEDFETVAYEVDGVIIYYPVQGDRVGYAAFPSSPAVADVMLRKEEIQEGFRYREK from the coding sequence ATGCTTTCGGTCTGTCTGATTTTTTTGTATGTACTGCTGGTAGCGTATAGCGTCGGCTTCTTGGTATTGACGGGCATCCGGCGTTTTTGCGTGGGCAGGAACAGGGAGGATGGAGAGGAAAGCTTCTGGAAAGAAATGAAGGCAGACAGCTATTGTATGGCGGGTCTTCTGGTACTTACGGTATATGCACAGTTTTTCAGCTTGTTCTATAAGGTGGGTCTTGCGGCGAATCTTCTGCTTCTGGCAATATGCGCAGTGACAGTAGTTGTGCTGCGGAAGGAACTATACGAGAGACTGCTCGCTGTAAAAGGTAAGTGGACGTTAGGAACAATAGCTTTTTCCCTATTTTTATTTCTCTTATTCGCTTATGGTACTTCCAGAGGTATTATTCATTACGATACAGGACTTTACCATGGGCAGAGTATTCGCTGGATTGAGGAATACGGCGTTGTAAAAGGCTTGGGGAATCTTCATTGCAGACTTGCTTATAACAGCTCTGCTTTTAGTTTGTCAGCACTTTTTAGTTTTTCTTTTTTGGGAATACAGTCCTATCATTGTATGGCAGGTTTGTTTGCCCTTCTCCTGGCAAAAGTATGTGCGGAGATAGCATATGCTTGGAAGCGAGGAAGGCTAATTCTTTCCGACTTCGCAAGAATTGCATGCATTTATTATCTTTTGATTATTTACGATGAAATGGTATCTCCGGCTTCGGATTATTTTATGGTGCTTACCATATTTTATATTGTTATCCGCTATCTGGACTTGCTGGAGCGAGAAGAGGAATTATGGGTACCTTATGGATTACTGTGTCTGCTGGGTGTCTATGCCATGAGCTTGAAGTTGTCTGCGGCTCTCATTCTATTGCTTGTGATAAAGCCGGCGGTTATACTTATTCGAAGAAAGAATCTAGGAGCAATTCTTTCCTTTATCGGGTTGGGTGCTCTTATTATAACCCCTTATTTGATTCGTAACGTAATTATATCGGGATGGCTGGTATATCCTTTTACGGCGGTGGATTTTTTCGATGTGGATTGGAAGATACCGAAGGGGATTGCAGATTATGATTCCAAAGAGATACAAGTCTGGGGACGAGGAATTTATGATGTGACGAGATTTGAAGAACCGCTCGGCCGTTGGCTGCCCGAATGGCTAAAAGGGCTTGGAATGATAGATAAGTTATCGGTGCTTATAGCTGCCGTTTCAGTCATTGCTTTAGTATTTGCAGCAATCTTTATCATAGGGAAGAGGCAGAAGGATAAGTATGATTGGCTGCTTGTGGCGGTAACAGTGGATTTATCCTTTTTATTCTGGCTTCTTTCTGCGCCGCTTATTCGTTATGGCTGTGTCTATGTATGGCTTGCGTCTGTGGTGACGTTAGGAGGAATCGCTTTATATACGATAAGAAGCAGGACATTATGGAAGGCGATTTATACCTTATTATGTCTAGCTGCATGTTATAAGTTATTTGCTTTTGGCAGTGAGATAGCAATGGCTTATGATGGGAACAACTTTGTGATGCAGAAGGATTATGAGGATTTTGAGACAGTAGCCTATGAGGTAGATGGAGTTATCATTTATTATCCTGTACAAGGAGACCGTGTAGGATATGCGGCATTTCCCTCTTCGCCGGCCGTGGCCGATGTTATGCTTCGGAAAGAAGAGATACAGGAAGGCTTTCGTTATAGAGAGAAATAG
- a CDS encoding GDP-L-fucose synthase family protein, translated as MNKTDKIYVAGHRGLVGSAIVRNLESKGYTNIIGRTHAELDLTIQADVIRFFEEERPDVVVLAAAKVGGINANNTKPAEFAYDNMQVQCNVIKCSHDYGVKKLLFLGSTCIYPRMAPQPIPEEALLTGPLEETNEAYAIAKIAGLEMCKYFKRQYGDDFISCMPTNLYGPRDNYDLKDSHVMPAMIRKFHEAKLSGAPSVELWGTGKPLREFLYVDDMADACVFLLENYSGEQHVNIGTGKEVTIKELAETVCETVGYEGKMVWNTDMPDGTPRKLTNVDKLHAMGWRHKVELKEGVGLAYDWFKANIDSARMDGR; from the coding sequence ATGAATAAGACGGATAAGATTTATGTAGCAGGACACAGAGGGCTGGTAGGAAGCGCCATCGTAAGAAATCTGGAATCGAAAGGTTACACGAACATTATAGGAAGAACGCATGCGGAACTGGATCTGACGATTCAGGCAGATGTGATTCGTTTCTTTGAGGAAGAGAGGCCGGATGTAGTGGTACTCGCCGCAGCTAAGGTGGGCGGTATTAACGCGAATAATACTAAGCCGGCAGAATTTGCTTATGATAATATGCAGGTGCAGTGCAATGTAATTAAGTGCAGTCATGATTATGGTGTGAAGAAGCTGCTGTTTCTGGGAAGTACTTGTATTTATCCTCGTATGGCTCCTCAGCCGATACCTGAAGAAGCACTTTTAACAGGGCCTCTGGAAGAGACGAATGAAGCTTATGCTATCGCTAAAATTGCAGGACTTGAAATGTGTAAGTATTTCAAGCGTCAATATGGGGATGATTTTATTAGCTGTATGCCGACGAACCTTTATGGACCGAGAGATAATTACGATTTGAAGGATTCTCACGTTATGCCGGCTATGATACGTAAGTTCCATGAAGCGAAGTTAAGCGGAGCGCCTTCGGTGGAGCTTTGGGGAACAGGAAAGCCATTAAGAGAGTTCCTATATGTGGATGATATGGCTGATGCATGTGTATTCTTGTTAGAGAACTATAGCGGTGAGCAGCATGTGAATATCGGAACCGGAAAAGAAGTGACAATCAAAGAACTGGCAGAGACTGTATGTGAAACAGTAGGTTATGAAGGTAAAATGGTATGGAATACGGATATGCCCGATGGTACGCCGAGAAAGCTTACCAATGTGGATAAGCTGCATGCTATGGGATGGAGACATAAGGTGGAATTAAAAGAAGGTGTTGGACTCGCTTATGATTGGTTCAAGGCTAACATAGATAGTGCGAGAATGGATGGAAGATAA
- a CDS encoding glycosyltransferase family 2 protein produces MELLSVIVPCYNEEENVFDFYDELMKNATFFEERKLQVEILYIDDGSKDKTVEKVKELIEKDKRVHLISFSRNFGKEAAIYAGLLKSKGDYAVMMDADLQDPPSLLPDMFLHIDNGYDSVATRRVTRKGEPLIRSWFAGMFYKIMNRISRTEIVDGARDYRLMTRQVVDAILAMTEYNRFTKGIFGWVGFETKWLEYENVERRKGETKWSFWKLFLYSIDGITAFSTVPLAIASIMGVLFCLFAFLFIIVIIVRKMMFGDPTSGWPSLVCIISLVSGVQLFCLGIVGQYLSKTYMEVKRRPIYLVKEEI; encoded by the coding sequence ATGGAGTTGCTTAGTGTAATTGTTCCCTGTTATAACGAAGAGGAGAATGTTTTTGATTTTTATGACGAGCTAATGAAAAATGCGACGTTTTTCGAAGAACGGAAGCTTCAGGTAGAGATTTTATATATTGATGATGGTTCTAAGGATAAAACAGTAGAAAAGGTAAAAGAATTGATAGAAAAGGACAAGCGTGTTCATCTTATATCTTTTTCCAGAAACTTCGGGAAGGAAGCGGCGATTTATGCCGGACTTTTGAAGTCGAAGGGAGACTATGCAGTTATGATGGATGCAGACCTGCAGGATCCCCCCTCTCTTTTGCCCGATATGTTCCTTCATATCGATAACGGATACGATTCGGTAGCGACAAGAAGAGTGACAAGAAAGGGAGAACCGCTTATTCGCTCCTGGTTCGCAGGGATGTTCTACAAAATTATGAATCGGATTTCACGTACAGAAATTGTGGATGGAGCCAGGGATTATCGCCTGATGACGAGGCAAGTGGTGGATGCCATTTTAGCTATGACGGAGTATAACCGTTTTACCAAGGGGATTTTTGGCTGGGTAGGTTTCGAGACGAAGTGGTTGGAATATGAAAATGTGGAGCGCCGAAAGGGTGAAACGAAGTGGTCGTTTTGGAAACTCTTTTTATATTCCATCGATGGGATTACGGCATTCTCTACGGTACCTCTCGCCATAGCATCGATTATGGGCGTTTTATTCTGCCTTTTTGCCTTTTTATTTATTATTGTAATCATTGTCCGTAAGATGATGTTCGGTGACCCGACCTCGGGCTGGCCTTCACTTGTATGCATTATATCACTCGTAAGTGGTGTACAGCTATTTTGTCTTGGTATTGTTGGACAATATTTATCCAAGACTTATATGGAAGTGAAAAGAAGGCCTATTTATCTCGTAAAAGAAGAAATATAA